The Corynebacterium occultum sequence GGTCGCTTTAGCGGCTTTGGGGAGCACGACAAACGCCGGCAAGGAAGCAACCGAGACGGCTGAGTCTACCTGTCGGCACCTGCACCGGCCTCGGACCGCTTGTGTATCCCCACAGGAGAATCCCCACTCGAAACTACCAGTCACAGATCTGGGTGGTGGACCCTACCGGTGAAGCATTGAGCCTTAAGTATCAGAGATAAAGAAACTCCCGAGGTCTCCTTTGGTGGGTGTGGCTGGTGGCTGAGATGCGCATAGCCTGCAATTACACCGACACCCACCCGTTCGCAAGAAAATCTCCCTAGCCCTCACGGCGTTTGGTGTGGACGTACCAGGCCGCTGCCAGCAGCAGGATCGAGCTGCCCAATAGAACGCCCGGCCAGATGCCCCGACCGCCGGTCAACGGGAGTTCACCGGTGGCGATATTGGCGACATGAATCGACCAGGGTTTGCCCTCTGTCGGCTCCTCAATCCTGATCAGGCCAGAGTGATCAGTCTCCGAGTTGAGGCTGATCTGCAGATCACCCAGAATCTCCGGCTCAGGATCCGCGGCGACGGTAAACCGCCACGGTTGCGGCATCAACTGCGCGCCGTTGCCACTGCGGGTTTCCACCAGGAAGTAGGTGCCAGGAACCAGCCGAGCGATAAAGCGCGAACCATCCTCGACGTTCGGATCCCACTGCATATCCTCAATTACGGCTTCACGACTGGGGCTTCCATCAGGCGACGCAGGATAAATGGCAAATGCTGCACCTTCCAGGGCCGTGCCATCGGCGTTTTCCTTCCGGACGGCAACCTCGCCGTCCTCCCGGAACAGGCTCTGGAACACCAGGGCCACGCCGCGGTCAATTTCATCGACTTTCGGGTTGTTGTCCAGAATGATGCTCGGGTTCCCCTGATCCAGAATCACCCGGGTCAGATCACCATTGTCTTCGCCGGAACCGCGGTACCCATAGTTCGGCTGCACACGGAGCACATTGTCCTTGATACGTTCCGCCAACTCCGTGGAAGGCTCCTGGGGGATCACAGTGCAGGTGGTGCCTTCCGGGGCAAGCTGACTCCACTGTTGATCCCGACCTAGCTCAAAGATTCCGTTCTGGTCGAAGGGTGCCGGTTGCCCCGGCAGGAGCCGTATATCGCACTGGTAGTTGTATCTGAAGGTGTCGTCCTCCCGGACCACCATCACATCATTGTCTCCTTCCACGGTATGTGCGATACCCATCTCGCTTTGTGGCACATAGAAAGCACGGGAGAAAGAAACGTGGGTGTTATTTACCGAGGTCAAGCTGACATCCTGAATGTTCAGGGCATCGGTCTGCAAATGACGGATGGTCTCTCCCGCCGCCGGGTCTTCTTCCCAGCGCGTCATGCTCGCAGTACGGACCAGATCCTCAAAATCCTCAGGAATTCGCTCCCGGGCAGAAAGCCCGGTGAACGAACACACTGCGGAAGCAGGCAACCGCTGGCCGTTATCCCCCCAGGTCACTGGCTGTGGGTCCCCGCCGACGGGAGTCGGGGTGGTTCCGCCATAAGTGGTATCCAGTACCGGGTCATAGCACTGCCAAGTGATGTTCACCGGTGCATCGCTGTTAACCAGGTACGCGGATACGTCACCGAGCCGCTGGGTGTCATAGGAACTGGACACATGTAGGTCAGCACGAGCGCGCTCATAGTTGTTGGTGACGCGTAACGGGTACACGGTATCCACGAATTCAGCAGTCGCCACCCAGGTGGTGGATGCATGGGACTGGGTCGGGTCGACGGGATCAGCTGGCTCTTCGCCAAACCAGGCGGTGACGGTTGCGTCGTAACCGACAATCATGTTCTGCCGGATTTCGCATTCGAAACCCACCGGGATCGGACGCGAGGGCACGGCAATCTGTCCGTTGGGATTATCCGGGTCCGGGATCAGCTCGGTGGCTTCGCCTTCTCCAGTCACCCGGAGTACACCGGTGATCGTCGGATCAGGCATATTGCCGCCCTGCTCATAGCGGGGGTCGACGCAGCGGTAGGAATAGGTGAATTCCTCCGTTCCCACCAGCTCCGGACCATCCCCTGACAGGTGGTTGTTGACTCTCAGCTGTACCTTGTCATAGACGTAGGTGTTCCAGATGGTCAGAGTACCCTGGAAATAAGGGTCCAACTCAGGAAGGTTCTGCCCGTTATCTGGCAGCAGTTCATCCACATTGGGAAGGGTTCGATCGCTAATAGTCAGCAGCACCGAAAAGTTGTCCGCCTGCGGGGTGCAGTTGTCGGCGGCAGAACATGCTTGTTCCGGGGCATCCCAACCCGTGGCGTCAGGAGAAATCATCCACCGGGTGGACAGTTCCGCATTCGGTTCCGCCGCCACCCCAATGTCTTCAGTAACCAGGCATTCCGAGCCAACCGGAATCCCGGTGATCATCGCAGCTGTCGCCGGGTCGAAACGACCGATACCAAGCTCGTCTCGAGGCTGAACCACCTGACCGCCCAAGGTGCACTGATAGTTCAGATCGAACAGGCGGTTTCCGTCAATCGTTGCGACCCCCTCGCCGTCCACCTTCTTCTTCAGGTTGAAGCCACCCAGCTTCACCGTGTACCGGTGGTGAGCGCGAACTTCCTGCGGTAACAGAGTCTGGGTGACGGTGTAACCCGCATCCGTGGTCGTGCCGGTACCATCCCAGGTGGTCTCCGGTCCCGCTGCAGAAACCAGATCCTCACCACCCACGGTGAAGGTGCATTCTGCCCCCACAGGCAGTGCCGGAGACCGCGGTTCACCGGACTCCAGCACACGGGACGCAGTGGCAACTTCATAACCGTTACGGGTACAGCTGTAGTTCATCAGATATCGCTGCTGCCCCAGCACGGACTCCCGGATGTCATCCGCCGGGGTTCCATCGGGGTAACGCAACTCAGCGTTTAGGCGGATGCCTGCGGGAATCATCACCGGTGAGTACCGGTGGGCGATATTCACCGTGGCGCTTTCTTCAGTAGTGGGGATTTCCACGGTCAGTCTCACCAGATCGTTGTCGGTGGTACTGCTGGATTGTCCTTGCTCAGCCGGTGTCGTCCACGTCGTGGCACGTTCCACCGCTTGATTAGTGGTGGTGTTCAACGTGATGGTGCACTGTGTGCCCTCCTGGACCTCTACATACCGGGTCTCGCCGGAGACCAAGGTCCACGTTCCCATGGTGTCATCGGAGCACTGATAGTTATAGGTGTAGTTGTCAGGAACAAGCTGGGCAGCATCGGGAATAGCAGCGGTCAACCCCGAGGAGTGTTGCAGCACCAGTCTGGTAGTCGCGATATCAAAGTGAACCTCAAGTTCTACATCAGCCGTCTCCCCTGCGGTTACCTCAACCGAGCCGGGTGAGAAGGACAGGTGGGCTTCTGCCCCGATGGGTGCGACGTAATCCGAGCTGAATTGGCAGATCGTGCCTGCCGGGAAACTCTCCAGGCCAGCAGTTCCACCGTCCGTGATGGTTCCCTCCCATTCGGTGGGCGTCACTGCCCCGGGCTCCCAACACTGCGCCCTCACCGGGACCGCAGCCAGCAGCAGTTCTTCTCTAAACACCGGGTCATTGATCTCGGAGGCAACGTCGTGCCGCGAAGTCAGCTGCACGCTTCCCTCCTGTGCGCTCAACGTCAGAGGAACCTCGACCGTGGTGGTCTCGCTGCCACCGGAAACCACCACGGTCGATGGCGCCGCCTGGGTGACCTCCACACCCGGCACAGTGGTGCCGGACTCGGTGACCGTGCAGTCAGCACCCACCGGAACACCGGTGATCCTGGTGGTCAAACCCGGGGTCACCTGGATCCCCGTCTGAGAGAAAATCTCCTGCCCCTCGGCGACACACCGCACATTAAGCAGGTAGCTCAGATCCTGACCTCGGTCGGCAGCGTCGCCACCCAGGCTGACGTTGATGCCCAGGGCGCCGATCTGCCGTTCGTAACTGTTGCGGATTTCCAGGGTAAACTCCCCGGACTGTGGAATGCGGATGTAGTTGGACTGGCATTCTCTGATACCGGTACCGGCTTCCCGATAGTCAAGGCAGGCATCAGATGCCCACGTGGTGTTCAAGGTGAAGCCGTCGATGGACGGGGTGGAACCGTCCTCGGCGACTTCCTCGAAACCGCACTGCGTACCTACAG is a genomic window containing:
- a CDS encoding DUF5979 domain-containing protein, with translation MNSSVDFETVYFFAGGAPNHDRNGSNRWLSGNTTETVEIENAVKTATALRQEGTRVIPIAAGNNSVNGTVTTWTTLVGLNWLIDKTNVPVLGMLEQLATNPQEVLRAVGTGLGSVPGQMVNFGVPACVQVNKEMVDADGEVLSPGRGWQFDVALGNPPDWVSVDNAQLTTSAQGNALTKIRGLRSGASIPVTLTERQQESYELVPIDGKPARCTIIRPGVPDIEVNPDSIGENGVRVNLQASDALSCTFSNRELVPVHLAKTVSASPQALLEQLRGYEFDFRYECTAGGREIASGEFTDMLAEQSVMFPQRIPVGAKCTVWEVFPPADPILQDLQTQWTVTGGTKLDSGDSAQEFSFRVDSHPSVNGVTIGVHNSYVAQTGSLMIDKVLDAESVPANQVPGQFPVRYFCRYIPNPNDRPELGGGGTNPADVTSGYTTVSEAGVAIIDDLPVGTQCGFEEVAEDGSTPSIDGFTLNTTWASDACLDYREAGTGIRECQSNYIRIPQSGEFTLEIRNSYERQIGALGINVSLGGDAADRGQDLSYLLNVRCVAEGQEIFSQTGIQVTPGLTTRITGVPVGADCTVTESGTTVPGVEVTQAAPSTVVVSGGSETTTVEVPLTLSAQEGSVQLTSRHDVASEINDPVFREELLLAAVPVRAQCWEPGAVTPTEWEGTITDGGTAGLESFPAGTICQFSSDYVAPIGAEAHLSFSPGSVEVTAGETADVELEVHFDIATTRLVLQHSSGLTAAIPDAAQLVPDNYTYNYQCSDDTMGTWTLVSGETRYVEVQEGTQCTITLNTTTNQAVERATTWTTPAEQGQSSSTTDNDLVRLTVEIPTTEESATVNIAHRYSPVMIPAGIRLNAELRYPDGTPADDIRESVLGQQRYLMNYSCTRNGYEVATASRVLESGEPRSPALPVGAECTFTVGGEDLVSAAGPETTWDGTGTTTDAGYTVTQTLLPQEVRAHHRYTVKLGGFNLKKKVDGEGVATIDGNRLFDLNYQCTLGGQVVQPRDELGIGRFDPATAAMITGIPVGSECLVTEDIGVAAEPNAELSTRWMISPDATGWDAPEQACSAADNCTPQADNFSVLLTISDRTLPNVDELLPDNGQNLPELDPYFQGTLTIWNTYVYDKVQLRVNNHLSGDGPELVGTEEFTYSYRCVDPRYEQGGNMPDPTITGVLRVTGEGEATELIPDPDNPNGQIAVPSRPIPVGFECEIRQNMIVGYDATVTAWFGEEPADPVDPTQSHASTTWVATAEFVDTVYPLRVTNNYERARADLHVSSSYDTQRLGDVSAYLVNSDAPVNITWQCYDPVLDTTYGGTTPTPVGGDPQPVTWGDNGQRLPASAVCSFTGLSARERIPEDFEDLVRTASMTRWEEDPAAGETIRHLQTDALNIQDVSLTSVNNTHVSFSRAFYVPQSEMGIAHTVEGDNDVMVVREDDTFRYNYQCDIRLLPGQPAPFDQNGIFELGRDQQWSQLAPEGTTCTVIPQEPSTELAERIKDNVLRVQPNYGYRGSGEDNGDLTRVILDQGNPSIILDNNPKVDEIDRGVALVFQSLFREDGEVAVRKENADGTALEGAAFAIYPASPDGSPSREAVIEDMQWDPNVEDGSRFIARLVPGTYFLVETRSGNGAQLMPQPWRFTVAADPEPEILGDLQISLNSETDHSGLIRIEEPTEGKPWSIHVANIATGELPLTGGRGIWPGVLLGSSILLLAAAWYVHTKRREG